From Xenopus laevis strain J_2021 chromosome 7L, Xenopus_laevis_v10.1, whole genome shotgun sequence, one genomic window encodes:
- the LOC121395418 gene encoding uncharacterized protein LOC121395418, with protein sequence MDSSSRLLALSFCVSYFLSTPITALWTDNELLKLHSTAAAIENKTDCWVCSHIPTHSLGTPILGVPFTWTDFEDRYVMDFSTLDPELSKYREISGKGDEIMKAPPALILAGIVRHPSVCFTVFSRKTRVTINGKQIRIPKILIGETTCNSTDLNITQVPTHYEAATTYAHCVDETKVSSTIEPCLSWANKSLEWDLDYIDGPAHYNIKFLILQIRNQGFHRPMVLPSGTYYICGKKAYAWLPMGAEGRCTIGNVVPAVRTRTELSATSLIDTHSSAVLNLKIQKRELFNDKDKAWAFFPAWTGWGIEMMARLNEYASLLDRMINNTVISVLAINVELAQIRKVALQNRMALDYLLAEQGGVCVLIGEECCTYINDSESLVESHMAKVFELLKTSQGYF encoded by the coding sequence ATGGATTCATCTTCGAGACTGCTTGCCTTGTCCTTCTGTGTTTCCTACTTCCTCTCCACCCCCATAACAGCATTATGGACTGACAATGAACTTTTAAAACTGCACAGTACTGCTGCCGCTATTGAAAATAAGACTGATTGTTGGGTTTGCTCACATATTCCTACTCACAGCCTTGGTACCCCTATCCTTGGGGTCCCCTTTACATGGACTGATTTTGAAGACAGATATGTGATGGACTTTTCAACTCTTGATCCAGAATTGTCTAAATATAGGGAAATTTCTGGTAAAGGTGATGAAATAATGAAAGCACCCCCAGCTCTTATTTTGGCAGGAATAGTTCGCCATCCTTCAGTATGTTTCactgtttttagtagaaaaaCACGGGTGACCATTAATGGTAAACAAATAAGGATTCCTAAAATCCTTATAGGAGAAACTACATGTAATTCAACTGATTTAAATATTACTCAGGTCCCCACACATTATGAAGCAGCCACCACATATGCACATTGCGTTGATGAAACAAAAGTATCTTCTACTATTGAGCCCTGCCTTTCTTGGGCCAATAAGAGTTTAGAATGGGATTTAGATTATATAGATGGTCCTGCTCACTATAACATAAAATTTTTAATACTTCAGATTAGAAATCAGGGTTTTCACCGCCCCATGGTGCTTCCTTCAGGGACTTATTACATCTGTGGTAAGAAAGCCTATGCTTGGTTGCCCATGGGAGCCGAAGGTAGATGTACTATAGGAAATGTAGTCCCAGCTGTTAGAACTAGAACAGAATTATCTGCTACCTCACTTATTGATACACACTCATCTGCTGTTTTAAATCTTAAGATACAGAAAAGGGAACTTTTTAATGATAAAGATAAGGCTTGGGCTTTCTTCCCTGCCTGGACAGGTTGGGGAATAGAAATGATGGCTCGCCTTAATGAATATGCTTCCCTTCTTGACCGCATGATTAACAACACTGTAATATCGGTCCTTGCAATTAATGTAGAACTAGCTCAGATTCGTAAAGTAGCCCTTCAGAATAGAATGGCCCTAGATTACTTGTTAGCAGAACAAGGTGGAGTCTGTGTTTTAATAGGAGAAGAATGTTGCACTTACATTAATGATTCTGAATCGCTTGTTGAATCTCATATGGCCAAGGTTTTCGAATTGCTAAAAACAAGCCAGGgatatttctaa